GAGACTTCCGCCAACAGCTTTAGTGGCGCTCCTTACGATATCCAACTCATGTAAAGCATCAGTAGACCACCAGGCAATGACACAAATCATCAGCTTCTGGGTATCGTTCTCGTACGCAGCGGAGATGTTTGCTCACAACTCCATCCGTTCCCTGAATGGCTCCCAGGGCAGCAGGGCCATCGATTCCGGGCGTGCCGTCCTTGAACATGATATTGATGTGTCGCGCGAAAACATAGAGTATGGCTGCCAGCGGCAAGCTATGCAAGTAGCCGCGTCCGTAGGCGACCCGCTGCTGATGACCCGCATGACTAACCACACATACAATGCACgtcacgatcctagtcctGTTGCTTGGATGCTGACATGGGATCCTTCTTGTGCCGGGTCGCCGTTGAGATGCTCTCCCATCACCGCGTTCCGCTGGCATCGAGGCCACATGAGGAGCCATGGCGCGACCACCATGTAAGAGAACATCGCTCGCTGCGATTCGTCGGCGCGTTTGTCGTGACGGGCCACGAGACGTGCACGTACGTACTCGTGACAATCACGTTCGAGAAGTGCAGAGTCTGGAATCCTGATTCACGTCGCTGCCCCTGCCCCTGCCTCTGCCTCTGCCTCAGCCACAGCCACACCTTCCAAGACTTCTGCGCCTTAAGCAAGGAAGTCGGCCGAGAGCCGACCACCGGCGCCGACCTCACTTGTGCATCGTCGTTTTCGAGTCGACGGTCTCAAACAACATCGGCGACATCACCACAAAGGGCCTCGATGTCGGTCGACGTGAACTGGGAAAGCCTCACAAGAGGACCGGATGGTGCCGCTCTGGCCGAGACAATCCGAGACTTCATTCACGAGAGATTCCAAAGCATCCAGCTGCCGAAGCTGATTCGCTCCGTTGGCGTTCACGATTTTGACTTTGGCGACATATCACCCGAGATCGTGCTGAAGGACATAGGCGATCCGCTGCCGGACTTCTATGAGACCGGAGACGATCAAGACGACGCTGCCGACAAGGCAACAGATGATGGCGAGGAACAAGCAGAAGCTCATTCGGAATTCCGCCATCCGCAGAGCCGACAGCAACACAAGCCCCCAATTGGCACACGTCGTCAGCCTGAGCTCGATGTCCTAGAGCGTTCAGGCACCTCGAGTCTCACGCGAGGCACTACGCCAGGTGTTTTGGGAACAACATCGAACCTAGGCTACTTCCACCTTCCACTGAAGGGTGGCCTACCGGGCACCCAGACTCCTCTTGCCGCAGTCGCCGGTGCTCACTATTCAACAGGATTGCCAAACACCCACGACCAACACAACCATCGCCATGCTGACTCGTTCAGTTCTCATTCGCCCCCATCGGCTGCAACGCCGGGATCATCACAGGACCCATACGCCGAGCGTTCAGGCAGTCTAGTAGACGAAGACGATGTCAGGCATTCTGCTCAATCCAGGACCCAGGATCATCCTGATCGAAGTCCTGACGATATGCAGGTCGTCTTTCACGTCACCTACGCTGGCGACGTCAAGATGTCTCTCACCGCAGATGTCTTCTTGGACTATCCTATGCCAAGTTTCGTGGGAATCCCTCTGAAACTGAATATCACGGGCATGACCTTCAATGGCGTCGGTATTCTGGCGTACATCAAGAAACGTGCACACCTTTGCTTTCTTAATCCTGAGGACGCCGAGGCATTGGTCGGAGGTGAACCAAATCTGGATGTGCTGGATGACTCCTCTACTCAGTCTGGCGATGCTTCAAAAGCGCACAGAGTTGGAGCGCTTATCGAGGATATCAAAATTGAGAGCGAGATGGGCGAGAGCGACAGTGGCAGGCAGGTTTTGAAGAACGTTGGCAAAATCGAGAAGTTCATACTCGAGCAAGTGCAGCGCATATTCGAAGACGAGTTTGTGTATCCTAGCTTCTGGACCTTCCTTGTCTGAAGCCAATGGACTATCTCTCTGTGGAGGTTCTGGACAGATGCACGGCTGTATGGACTCTGCGCCTCACTATGGGGAGAAACGGACCGACATCTCTAATTCGGGTACGGCATTTGAATGCAGCTACGCGAACATCCCATGCCGCCTTACACAGGGTTGTTTGTGCCGCAGTACATGGTATCCTGGCTCCCGCGCTTGCGGACCGCTGCAGCTGTCAATTTACGGGTGTGACCTCACACAGAGGACAACAGAGCAACTCGTCAGACCTGGACGTGTACGTATCCGCTGTCAACGGAAGTCACCCGTCGCATTTGCTACACAGCGTGAAATGGCCTTCGAATCACGCGATAATGCAATCTTTGACATGCTCTGCCAAACGAAGAGCCATGCTAAGCTACCATGTAGCACGACTTCTCGATGCAGCATGGATGCAGCGTTTCGTTGGACTACGTGGCCAGGCCGCTTTACGGAGGTCCCATCCGTACAAGTCGTGGTTCTTTGCCCAATCGGCGAGAACTTATGCTTAGGTATTTCCCGCAACTCAATATCAACCAGATTACGTGGCGACTGTCACCAGTGGGTCATTATGCAATCCGGCCGGACTCAGCTACCAATATTTCCATTCAGTGAAAGTTTTCATTGGGAAGAATTGGCACAGCATTACGCCGCGATCACGGCCACTACTTCCATTGTCCACAGATGCTACATCCCATTGTTCGACACAATGAGGAGGCTCCAGGCTCCCACTTCACAATACAGCGCCATTCCAGCTGAAGATGCACACGTTGATTCATGCCAACGCTGAACAAAGACACATCTCCGGCCTCCAAAGTTTCTTGAGACCAACATGGCGGAGTCTTCAGTGCAAGACTTGCGGAGCCCACCCATCTGAAACGCTTCGCATTAGTTCTATCGCATCTCAGGACTCCTCATGAGCTGCACAAGGATTACCATCCTGCTCGGCTTGACTTGCTAATCCACGGAACTACTGTAGAGGCTTATCTTCACAACAACCAGATCTCATCGTTTGCTTGACTCGAACCGCATGCTTGACCTGGACGTTTCCCAAAGTAAAATCCAATCAGGCAGGGTTTGCCAAGTCTCCCGGTCATCTCCAAGAGCTGTCATCCCTACCTGCTTGCGACGGTCGTTGTGACCTCCCGCAGCTTTCGGATACAACGACGACAGCATGACTCGGCAATTGCCTCTCAAGGTATGTCCACACCACCATGGCCAGCCGAGGGAGGTGATGATCATGTCAGCAATGCGCCTCATCACGACACGCATTCGTGGCTGATCTGTAACAACACTGTTACGCCTCGATTGCGGGCGTAGTAGCTTCCCACTTCGCATCGGCATCCTGACTATGCTTATGTGGTTGCTCGGGACCACACCGCCACCGGTGAGGGAACAGCCGTCTTCTACGTGCGTTCACTGTGCGTTGGAGCCAGTAAAGTGACATATCAGTCAGCAGATCAGTGACTACGACCGTAAGGGAAATCCTTGGCAGGAAACGCTGCCAACACAACCGGGTGTTCAACCAACCCATCGAATGTGTCTAGACCTGCTCCTCAGTCCGGCTGAGCGGCGATCGGTCGCTTCTGGCGAGTGTTTACGACGCGCGTTGTTGACACGGGTTGCATGAATACCTCACTACCTAGTCTCCGCCAGACACAGCAGTAGGTCCGCTGCAGACATTGCCAAGAGACAGACTGCATCCATACTGCATCGACCGCATGCCCTGGTCTGAACACATTCCATACACAGTAGTCAGCATCTTCAACCGGGATGGAACTGCCCACGAATACCACATGAGACGCTTGGAGTTGAGGTAGGTATTCGACCGACGGCTACAACCTGGGCAGTTCGTGCATCGAATAATGCCCGTTGACCGGTCGATTAAAAGCTGGTCAGATCTTGCTCTGCGTTGTAGGACCGTCGAAAATAGCGGCACGAGGCCCAGAGTCATGCCACATCGTGTACACTCAGAGTTTGGACTCGAGCTCTCGTCACGCCGTGATATGGCAGATGCTCCGGTCTCATGCTCCGGTGTTATGCTCCGGTGTTATGCTCCGGTCTCATGTCCTGGTGCCACGGTCGTACATACAATGCTGCAGTAAAAGAGAAAGGCACTAAGAGGCTCGCTCGGTACATCGCTCAATGAGTACATCGAAATCATGGCAGGCTAACGTCATGTGACTGCACCTGGTGCTTAACCTCACTAGTACCATCTCGACCACGTCCCAACAAGCGGTGTACGCTGCGAGATGCACTTCAGAAGACGAATGCCGAAATGAGTGGCAGGAGTCGTGGTTTACAGTGTTTCATTGCCGTGGGTTGATAGCGTGCGCTTGCCTAATATACAGCTTAGTCCCTGTGTCTGATAGCATAGCTGCCATCCAACCCATCTCGTTATCAAAGCTTCGCCTCATGCGATGCCCGATTACCGTTCCTTCTCTTGCCTTACGCCCAGTGTGGCAGTCAGACTCTTTCGAACGTCTGCGCAAGTGACTCTTCATCCTCTAGAACGGAGCGCTATTGCCGCCAGAAGTGACGCCACCAGGATGGAAAGCCATGATCAGAATAGCACCAATCACAGCAGCAATGGCCCAGAGCAACGAGACCAGTGGAAGGTACACGTAGAGGGCCTCGTACTTCTGCTTCGGCGCCATCTTCTCGATGCGGCCATTCGTCTTGTGACGCATGTATCTGTCCAAGCCTCCAAGACCGTACGCAAGCGTGAGCACCGGGAAGGGCGCAATCCACCTCAGGCACTCCTTTGAGATTGCTTTGCGCTCCTCGTAGAGCACAGGAGGGTAGTAGTACTCCTCCAACTTTGGATTCACGAGTAGGCGCTTAGCGCTGAGCTTAGCATCGAAAGAGCTGCTTCGTGGATCGGTGTACTTGGCCAGTGGACTGTTGGCGGTCATGTATGGTCGTGGGCCAAAATCATCGAGCCAGTCTTTACCTTTGGCCAAGTATTGAGCATCGGTCCAGCGCTGAGGATGACGACGCTCTCTAGTCTTTGGCTTCACTAGGTGAAGCTCTTTGAGTCCAGTCTGGCGGACAACCTTTCCTTGCATGGAACGCTTAGGCTTCAGTGGGACGACTTGGCCCTGTTTGGCGACTTCGAATTGGCCAGTGCTGATTTCTCGACCAAATGGCACCAGGGCGGTGGGCTTGCGTATGGTCGTGAAAGTGTCCACGCTCGCGCTGTACTTAAGGTTTGGAGGCAGCGCACTATCTGGAGTTTCGACCAGTCGACCTCTGTCGGAATGTGCATCGTTGGGCACCCCCGGGCAGGCCGTGGTGTAGAAGCCGTTAGGTTTTCTGAATGGCCAGTCCTCAGTGATCGGTATCGAAGGGTCGCTGAACGTCTTGCTCAAGCCTATTCCAACCTGGGGTGGTCCGTCAGGTGGAGGTCCAGTCGATGCGGGTCGACGGTCGTTGATGTCGGGAATGCCGTCGTCAACACTGGAGCGATGCTGACTACCATTGACGCTCGTGTCTGCATAGCTCGCTAAGCTCTGCTGGCTGATCGTGCGAGTAAGATCATCATGTGAATCGGTGAACTCGCTTTCCCATGCGCTCTCAGCATCGTTGGCGTAACGACTGGAGGCACGATTTGCACGACGGCGCAGAATGACCTCCACTTCTGGCTCAATGATGTCGGCATCATTGGCGTAATGACTTGAAGCACGATTTGCACGACGTGGCAGAACGTCCTCCACGTCTGGCTCAATGAAGCGGAACTCTTGTTCACCATCCAGGAGGTTGTCCAAATCTGCCGCATTGTCTCCAGGTTGGCCTTGCGAACCTTCTGGCGGTACGTTTTCTTTGTCGTTGGCAAACATGGGCTTATAGGTAGACAACACCGGCTTCGACGGATCGGAATCAGCACGAGGGCGGACCTTCTTGAGTGGCATGCTTGTAGCGGCATAATAGTCTGCGTAGCGTCGTGTAAACGGCGACTCGTAGCGCTTCTCTCCTGGACTGTATGGCGCATACTGAACGATCTCAGGGGTGATCTGGAGCAGCTGATTTGTCTCCCCGTAGGTCTGGTCGCTCGTCGGTAGCTCGCTGCAGCCAGAGTAGTATCTCACACCAGTGTGTGCTGGGGCTGGAGGCGTAGGCAACGAAGATGCCGGGAACTCTGCTTGTTGTGGAGTGTACTTCGTCAAATCCCTGGTGATAGGTCGCTGCGTGCTCGAGCCAACTGCTGGGCCGAAGTCCGAGATGTCGTCCTCGTCGCTCGCTTCAATGACGACTCCGAGTCCGACCTCGATTGACGAAATGGACGAACTACTGCTTCCTGGATCATCAAAGGGGTTGAACCGGGTATAGTCGTATCCGTCAAGGATTTCGCGGATGGCTGGATCGGTCTCAGGTTCTGTGGATGTCCTGTAGGAAGAAGATTCTCGTAAGTGTACTCTTGAGACGGGAATGGCGGGATGCAGGGACATACGCTTGAGAGTCTTCACCTTCATTATCACTCGTACGGGTGAAAATAGGTCCGCCCTCTTCACGTCGTCCGTGCTCCAAGACTTGGCTGATATTGGCCAACTCGATGTCGCTGCCACTGTCGCTGATGCAGAGATCAAACGGGTTCGACCGCCTACTGCGGTCTTTGATGCTGCCAAGGGAGTGGACTTGAGACGATGCAGCTACAACAACTGTCAGCAAAGCGTCTCGACGAGTCGTCTGATGTGATAGCTTACCTGCAGGAGTGGAATGTGGTGCACGGCCTTCTTCCACCTTGTTCGCACTACTGTTGCTGGCAGCGCCTTGGTCGACGTTACTGCCGATACCGAGCGCTGCAGACAGACTGCGAAGGGTGTTCGTATTCCACTGCGGCTGACGTAGTGGCCTCGGTGTGTCAGTTTCGACCTGAAGGTGATCATTGTTAGCAGTCTGTGTGTTCAAAGTATGCAATAAAGTGGTCAGGTGAAGGCCACAGCACTTACCGTCCGAAAGTCGTGGACGCTGTCTGGAGATGTTGGCATGCTAGCATAGGTCCTGCCTGCCAATGGCGAGCTGTGGAGGTGAGCAGCTGGAGGTGATGGAAGCTCGTCGTAACTGCGCATGATGCTACGACGCGCAAGATCTGCGTCGTGGTAGAGCTTTCGAGAGCGCCGAGAGCTCTCGGTTGGTGTACAAAGTGAGGTCTGCGACATACTGCCGGTAACGGGATTGTACTGCATGTTTTCGGTTGTTGGCTCGTCGAAATAATCGTCCAATAGACCGTCGATTTCTGCTGGTGTCTCGAAGTTGTACACGTCTAAGAGTAACGAGGCGTGGGGATTGACCACGTCAAACGATGCCCCACGATAGAGCAAGGTGGTGGGAGTATTTGGTGGTTGTTCCCTGCGCAAGTGTCCTGAGGTCTGTCAGTATTTGGGGTTCATGCAAATCGTCGGAAAGATGTTTACCAAAAGTGCCAGCCCAATTGTCGTGGCCTGGTGGTACCGGAAACTCGAACTTCGAAAGTGAGTAGGATGACGTCCCTGCAGGCTCTTGGTTCTGGTGCGGGTGTGTTGACTTGGATGAGCCGTCGGCGGCGTGCAAATATCCTCCTGCGCTTCCGTCTAGAACCTCGCCAGTGGCAAAGCGAACTTCTTTCGCGCCTCTTACGTCCTGAGGTGCTTCAAAAACTCGTTCCTCGCGATCTTCCGTCGCTCGTCGCGTCCCAGACACGATGTCCCCTCCAAGTTCCACCGGCGGATCAAACACCGCCGCGTACACTTCCCACAAATCGTTCTCTGCTCtactgctgctgctgctgccgCTGCCGCCGCCGATGCCTCCACCTCTACCACTGCCGTCCGCTGGATGTGGAAGACGTTTAGCTCGCTTCAGGCTTGGGAACTTACGCTTGGCACGAAGGGGCTCAACGAGCTCCCGCCTGTCATCAAGCCCTCTTCGTTCAAAGGAGGAGCCGCCGCGGAGTATTGGCGTGTGGGTTGGTGTTGACTGTAACGTGGTCACCGTCGAGGACAAGG
This genomic window from Fulvia fulva chromosome 4, complete sequence contains:
- a CDS encoding Mitochondrial distribution and morphology protein 12; translated protein: MSVDVNWESLTRGPDGAALAETIRDFIHERFQSIQLPKLIRSVGVHDFDFGDISPEIVLKDIGDPLPDFYETGDDQDDAADKATDDGEEQAEAHSEFRHPQSRQQHKPPIGTRRQPELDVLERSGTSSLTRGTTPGVLGTTSNLGYFHLPLKGGLPGTQTPLAAVAGAHYSTGLPNTHDQHNHRHADSFSSHSPPSAATPGSSQDPYAERSGSLVDEDDVRHSAQSRTQDHPDRSPDDMQVVFHVTYAGDVKMSLTADVFLDYPMPSFVGIPLKLNITGMTFNGVGILAYIKKRAHLCFLNPEDAEALVGGEPNLDVLDDSSTQSGDASKAHRVGALIEDIKIESEMGESDSGRQVLKNVGKIEKFILEQVQRIFEDEFVYPSFWTFLV